One Longimicrobium sp. DNA segment encodes these proteins:
- a CDS encoding acyl-CoA dehydrogenase family protein, with product MARFEGVDFYSIDELLTEEQRMIRDTVRQWVDEHLMPVINDAYVGRYLPKELIPGMAELGVFGANLPEEYGCAGLDNVSYGLIMQELERGDSGIRSFASVQGALCMYPIYAFGSEEQKQEYLPRMATGEVIGCFGLTEPDFGSNPGGMITRARKTDDGWVINGAKMWITNGSTANIAIIWAKTGDDAKSIRGFVVPTDAPGFSAKDQKGKLSLLASDTSELVLQDVRVPDTALLPKSGGLKSPLMCLTQARYGIAWGAVGAAMACFDEAVSYAKNREVFGRPLGATQIQQVRLANMLTEITKAQLLCWRLGAMKDAGTMRPEQVSLAKRNNVDMATEIAREARRLLGANGILVEYQSMRHMANLESVYTYEGTDDVHALILGQDITGLAAY from the coding sequence ATGGCCAGGTTTGAAGGCGTAGATTTCTACAGCATCGACGAGCTGCTCACCGAAGAGCAGCGGATGATCCGCGACACCGTGCGGCAGTGGGTGGACGAGCACCTGATGCCGGTGATCAACGACGCGTACGTCGGCCGCTACCTTCCCAAGGAGCTGATCCCCGGGATGGCCGAGCTGGGCGTGTTCGGCGCCAACCTGCCGGAGGAGTACGGCTGCGCGGGGCTCGACAACGTTTCGTACGGGCTGATCATGCAGGAGCTGGAGCGCGGCGACAGCGGCATCCGCTCGTTCGCCTCGGTGCAGGGCGCGCTGTGCATGTACCCCATCTACGCGTTCGGCAGCGAGGAGCAGAAGCAGGAGTACCTTCCGCGGATGGCCACGGGCGAGGTGATCGGCTGCTTCGGCCTGACGGAGCCCGACTTCGGCAGCAACCCCGGGGGGATGATCACCCGGGCCCGGAAGACGGACGACGGCTGGGTGATCAACGGCGCCAAGATGTGGATCACCAACGGGTCTACCGCCAACATCGCCATCATCTGGGCCAAGACGGGCGACGACGCCAAGAGCATTCGCGGCTTTGTGGTGCCCACCGACGCGCCCGGCTTCAGTGCCAAGGACCAGAAGGGCAAGCTGTCGCTGCTGGCCTCGGACACGTCGGAGCTGGTGCTGCAGGACGTGCGCGTGCCCGACACGGCCCTGCTCCCCAAGTCGGGCGGCCTGAAGAGCCCACTGATGTGCCTGACGCAGGCCCGCTACGGCATCGCGTGGGGCGCGGTGGGCGCGGCCATGGCGTGCTTCGACGAGGCGGTGAGCTACGCGAAGAACCGCGAGGTGTTCGGCCGTCCGCTGGGCGCCACGCAGATCCAGCAGGTGCGCCTGGCCAACATGCTCACCGAGATCACCAAGGCCCAGCTGCTCTGCTGGCGGCTGGGTGCCATGAAGGACGCCGGGACCATGCGTCCCGAGCAGGTGTCGCTGGCCAAGCGCAACAACGTGGACATGGCTACCGAGATCGCGCGCGAGGCGCGGCGGTTGCTGGGGGCCAACGGCATCCTGGTGGAGTACCAGTCCATGCGCCACATGGCCAACCTGGAGTCGGTGTACACGTACGAAGGCACCGACGACGTGCACGCGCTGATCCTGGGCCAGGACATCACCGGCCTGGCGGCGTACTGA
- a CDS encoding HAD family hydrolase: protein MPGTRTPAFDVVALDADDTLWHNEPIFTATQERFRALLTSYHDAAWIDERLYAAEKRNLQHFGYGVKGFVLSMIETAIELTEGRIAGNEVQRIIDMGREMLTAPVELLDGVAETVEALAENHRLMLLTKGDLFDQEAKLARSGLGDRFSAIEIVSEKDARTYAGVIARHRIDPSRFVMVGNSLKSDVLPVLQAGGAAVHIPYAITWIHEQVPDEALHGQEFARLESIRQLPGWLAGGGSGHGS, encoded by the coding sequence ATGCCAGGCACGCGCACCCCCGCCTTCGACGTCGTCGCACTGGACGCGGACGACACGCTGTGGCACAACGAGCCCATCTTCACCGCCACCCAGGAGCGGTTCCGCGCGCTGCTCACCTCCTACCACGACGCGGCGTGGATCGACGAGCGCCTGTACGCTGCCGAAAAGCGCAACCTGCAGCACTTCGGATACGGGGTGAAAGGCTTCGTGCTGTCGATGATCGAAACGGCGATCGAATTGACGGAGGGGCGCATCGCCGGCAACGAGGTGCAGCGCATCATCGACATGGGGCGGGAGATGCTGACGGCGCCCGTAGAGCTTCTGGACGGGGTGGCCGAGACGGTGGAGGCGCTGGCGGAGAACCATCGCCTGATGCTGCTGACCAAGGGCGACCTGTTCGACCAGGAGGCCAAGCTGGCCCGCTCCGGCCTGGGCGACCGCTTTTCAGCGATCGAGATCGTCTCGGAAAAGGACGCGCGCACCTACGCCGGTGTGATCGCGCGGCACCGCATCGACCCGTCGCGGTTCGTGATGGTGGGCAACTCGCTGAAGTCCGACGTGCTCCCCGTGCTGCAGGCGGGCGGCGCGGCGGTGCACATCCCCTACGCCATCACCTGGATCCACGAGCAGGTGCCCGACGAGGCGCTGCACGGCCAGGAGTTCGCGCGGCTGGAAAGCATCCGCCAGCTCCCCGGCTGGCTCGCGGGCGGCGGTTCGGGCCATGGCTCTTGA
- the ychF gene encoding redox-regulated ATPase YchF: MLKLGIVGLPNVGKSTLFNALTAAGADAANYPFCTVEPNVGMVEVPDPRVDLLAEKVQPQRVLRATVQFVDIAGLVKGASEGEGLGNQFLANIRETDAIVHVVRCFDDPDVVHVMGGVDPVRDREVINLELALADLGVVEKRLEKARKAARGNDRDAQAELGLLERLNTALGEGQPARVVDANDDEQKILRSYNLLTSKPVLYLANVAEDDLPEGDNEHVRALRSSVEASGERAEIIPISSKIESELAELPPEERQEFLASLGLDEPGLHTLIRVGYRLLGLQVYFTAGEKEVRAWEIPVGARAPQAAGVIHSDFERGFIRAETVGWGDFEKMGSVKAARDKGLMRSEGKEYVVQDGDILLFRFNV; encoded by the coding sequence ATGCTGAAGCTGGGAATCGTGGGGCTGCCCAACGTGGGCAAGTCCACGCTGTTCAATGCGCTGACGGCCGCCGGCGCCGACGCCGCCAACTACCCGTTCTGCACCGTCGAGCCCAACGTGGGCATGGTAGAGGTGCCGGACCCGCGCGTGGACCTGCTCGCCGAAAAGGTGCAGCCGCAGCGGGTGCTGCGCGCCACGGTGCAGTTCGTCGACATCGCCGGGCTGGTGAAGGGCGCCTCGGAGGGCGAGGGGCTGGGCAACCAGTTCCTGGCCAACATCCGCGAAACCGACGCCATCGTGCACGTGGTGCGCTGCTTCGACGATCCCGACGTGGTGCACGTGATGGGCGGGGTAGACCCCGTGCGCGACCGCGAGGTCATCAACCTGGAGCTGGCGCTGGCCGACCTGGGCGTGGTGGAGAAGCGGCTCGAGAAGGCGCGCAAGGCGGCCCGCGGCAACGACCGCGACGCCCAGGCCGAGCTGGGCCTACTGGAGCGCCTGAACACCGCCCTCGGCGAGGGCCAGCCTGCGCGGGTGGTGGACGCGAACGACGACGAGCAGAAGATCCTTCGCTCGTACAACCTGCTCACCAGCAAGCCGGTGCTGTACCTGGCCAACGTGGCCGAGGACGACCTGCCCGAGGGCGACAACGAGCACGTCCGCGCCCTGCGCAGCTCGGTGGAAGCCAGCGGCGAGCGGGCGGAGATCATCCCCATCTCCAGCAAGATCGAGAGCGAGCTGGCCGAGCTTCCCCCCGAGGAGCGCCAGGAATTCCTGGCCTCGCTGGGGCTGGACGAGCCCGGCCTTCACACGCTGATCCGCGTGGGCTACCGGCTGCTGGGGCTGCAGGTGTACTTCACCGCGGGCGAAAAGGAAGTGCGCGCCTGGGAGATCCCGGTCGGCGCGCGCGCCCCGCAGGCCGCGGGCGTCATTCACAGCGACTTCGAGCGCGGCTTCATCCGCGCCGAAACGGTGGGCTGGGGCGACTTCGAAAAGATGGGCTCGGTGAAGGCCGCCCGCGACAAGGGGCTGATGCGGTCCGAAGGCAAGGAGTACGTGGTGCAGGACGGCGACATCCTGCTCTTCCGCTTCAACGTGTGA
- a CDS encoding glycoside hydrolase family 25 protein: MKIRFNPIGRVVQGAVVLLAVTAAACGDLPTGPAPEDDRVRGIDVSRWQGAIDWNAVAGDEVEFAFIKATEGGDFTDPRFAANWSAARQAGVLRGAYHFYRPQTSATKQAEHFLRTVPLAAGDLPPVLDVEVTDGASPDSIARGVRTWLETVERATGRRPIIYTRASFWTPSVGAALSEYPLWVAHYGVAEPNLPTGWRDWTFWQHTDEGRVAGIDANVDQNWFNGTRDQLRTFAATGAIPVDR; this comes from the coding sequence ATGAAGATCCGCTTCAATCCCATCGGCCGCGTCGTTCAAGGGGCGGTGGTTCTGCTCGCCGTCACCGCTGCCGCGTGCGGAGACCTGCCGACGGGCCCGGCTCCGGAAGACGACCGGGTGCGCGGGATCGACGTCTCGCGCTGGCAGGGCGCCATCGACTGGAACGCCGTCGCGGGTGACGAGGTCGAATTCGCGTTCATCAAGGCCACCGAGGGCGGCGACTTCACCGACCCGCGGTTCGCCGCGAACTGGTCCGCGGCCAGGCAGGCCGGCGTGCTGCGCGGCGCCTACCACTTCTACCGTCCGCAGACCAGCGCCACCAAGCAGGCCGAGCACTTCCTGCGCACGGTGCCGCTCGCCGCGGGCGACCTGCCGCCTGTGCTGGACGTGGAGGTGACGGACGGCGCGTCGCCGGATTCCATCGCGCGCGGCGTACGGACCTGGCTGGAGACGGTGGAGCGCGCGACGGGACGCCGGCCCATCATCTACACGCGCGCCAGCTTCTGGACGCCCAGCGTGGGCGCGGCGTTGAGCGAGTACCCGCTGTGGGTGGCGCACTACGGGGTAGCCGAACCGAACCTTCCGACGGGATGGCGGGACTGGACCTTCTGGCAGCACACGGACGAGGGGCGCGTGGCGGGGATCGACGCGAACGTGGACCAGAACTGGTTCAACGGCACCCGCGACCAGCTGCGGACCTTCGCCGCCACCGGAGCGATTCCCGTGGACCGCTGA
- a CDS encoding type II toxin-antitoxin system VapC family toxin, whose product MLDTSALAKLYVVEADSTTVRDMMRGAVAPAASTEVIVYDLALPETIAALKQIVRSRTAARRGFSPAAFRRAVPQVWDDLTSGTPLLVVPASEYVHSAARIVERRELRAPDAVHVATALGVEPPVIFVSGDVEQCRAARAEGLEVIELAA is encoded by the coding sequence GTGCTCGACACGTCCGCGCTCGCGAAGCTGTACGTGGTCGAGGCCGATTCCACGACTGTGCGCGACATGATGCGCGGTGCCGTAGCGCCGGCGGCTTCAACGGAGGTGATCGTGTACGATCTTGCCCTGCCAGAAACCATTGCGGCACTCAAGCAGATCGTCCGCAGCCGTACCGCCGCGCGCCGAGGGTTCAGCCCGGCGGCGTTCCGACGCGCCGTTCCCCAGGTGTGGGACGACCTCACCAGCGGCACGCCGTTGCTCGTGGTCCCCGCGTCGGAATACGTGCACTCCGCCGCAAGGATCGTGGAACGCCGCGAACTGCGCGCGCCCGACGCAGTGCACGTCGCGACGGCGCTCGGGGTCGAGCCACCGGTGATCTTCGTCAGCGGTGATGTGGAGCAGTGCAGGGCGGCGCGGGCCGAGGGGCTGGAGGTGATCGAACTGGCCGCGTGA
- a CDS encoding sodium-translocating pyrophosphatase: MNPTILTDWLWVLGLLGLGFTWVIWDQLRKLPPGNEVMRGLAAQIQAGALAFARRIGVVMAAFVGAAALLLFLAMGYRSAGAFVGGAVCAMAAAMGGLFAAVRANVRTAESARYPGQSAALRTAFSGGAVAGLAVASLCMLGAGLMFLLGIRLPGVFEEVRFREYGEIVPAFAIGAGSIALFARMGGGIFKTSADIGADLVGKVEADIPEDDPRNPATIADLVGDCAGGTAGMASDLFESTVAAVIAAIAVGMTERTLTGYENRISAVSLPLFAIGVGLLVSIAAVYLLRLLDRGTPAETLRNVQLAAAALFLLAMFPIVYLLPFDLADEASGRVYSFLGPYWALLAGTLAGVLVGGITAFFTGPRASRLIAQASSMGPAANVLAGISAGLQSSVPVLLTICAAIGVSYALSGLYGIAVAAIGMLATVGITMTVHAFSPIADNAGGIVQLGHLGPDARRVTDALHTAGKQQSAIINSFAISSAALTSIALYAAYASWVGLEGINLIDPIVVIGFLVGGAVPFAVAALTITSVSTAARAMIAEVRRQFTDTPAIMEGTVPPDSVACVDLATRMALRGMVVPGVVAVAAPVLMGSLLGVEALGGMLAGATLTGVLLALFMSNAGSAWDNARQMIHTAPGGRGSREHLAAVVGDSIGDAFKDTAGPSMNILIKLMSLISLAIVPWLLSLPINEGKGGPEPVEEAVAFVSRLAAALLG; this comes from the coding sequence GTGAACCCGACGATTCTTACCGACTGGCTGTGGGTCCTGGGTCTCCTGGGCCTGGGCTTCACCTGGGTAATCTGGGACCAGCTGCGCAAGCTGCCCCCGGGCAACGAGGTCATGCGGGGCCTGGCCGCGCAGATCCAGGCCGGGGCGCTGGCCTTCGCCCGCCGCATCGGCGTGGTGATGGCGGCCTTCGTGGGTGCCGCCGCCCTCCTGCTCTTCCTGGCGATGGGGTACCGCAGCGCCGGCGCCTTCGTGGGCGGGGCGGTCTGCGCCATGGCCGCGGCGATGGGCGGGCTGTTCGCCGCCGTCCGCGCGAACGTACGCACCGCCGAAAGCGCCCGCTATCCCGGGCAGTCCGCCGCGCTGCGGACCGCCTTTTCCGGCGGCGCGGTGGCGGGGCTGGCCGTGGCCTCGCTGTGCATGCTGGGCGCGGGGCTGATGTTCCTGCTGGGCATTCGCCTTCCCGGCGTGTTCGAGGAGGTGCGGTTCCGCGAGTACGGCGAGATCGTTCCCGCCTTCGCCATAGGGGCCGGCAGCATCGCGCTGTTCGCGCGGATGGGCGGCGGCATCTTCAAGACCTCGGCCGACATCGGCGCCGACCTGGTGGGCAAGGTCGAGGCCGACATCCCCGAGGACGACCCCCGCAACCCCGCCACCATCGCCGACCTGGTGGGCGACTGCGCGGGGGGCACGGCGGGGATGGCGTCGGACCTGTTCGAATCGACCGTGGCCGCCGTGATCGCCGCCATCGCGGTGGGAATGACGGAGCGCACGCTGACCGGCTACGAGAACCGCATCTCCGCCGTGTCGCTCCCGCTGTTCGCCATCGGCGTGGGGCTGCTGGTGTCCATCGCCGCGGTGTACCTGCTGCGCCTGCTGGACCGGGGCACGCCGGCGGAGACGCTGCGCAACGTGCAACTGGCGGCCGCCGCGCTCTTCCTGCTGGCGATGTTTCCCATCGTCTACCTGCTCCCCTTCGACCTGGCCGACGAGGCGTCGGGGCGCGTGTACAGCTTCCTGGGGCCGTACTGGGCGCTGCTGGCCGGCACCCTGGCCGGCGTGCTGGTGGGCGGCATCACGGCGTTCTTCACCGGCCCGCGCGCCTCGCGGCTGATCGCCCAGGCATCGAGCATGGGCCCGGCGGCCAACGTGCTGGCGGGCATCTCCGCCGGCCTGCAGTCGTCCGTCCCGGTGCTGCTGACCATCTGCGCGGCCATCGGGGTGTCGTACGCCCTGTCGGGGCTGTACGGCATCGCGGTCGCGGCCATCGGCATGCTCGCGACGGTGGGCATCACCATGACGGTGCACGCCTTTTCGCCCATCGCCGACAACGCGGGCGGCATCGTGCAGCTGGGGCACCTGGGGCCCGACGCGCGCCGGGTGACGGACGCGCTGCACACCGCGGGCAAGCAGCAGAGCGCCATCATCAACTCGTTCGCCATCTCCTCCGCGGCGCTGACGTCCATCGCGCTCTATGCGGCGTACGCCTCGTGGGTGGGGCTGGAGGGGATCAACCTGATCGATCCCATCGTGGTGATCGGGTTCCTGGTGGGGGGCGCGGTTCCCTTCGCGGTCGCGGCGCTCACCATCACCTCCGTCTCCACCGCGGCCCGCGCCATGATCGCCGAGGTGCGGCGGCAGTTCACCGACACGCCCGCCATCATGGAAGGCACCGTGCCCCCCGACAGTGTGGCGTGCGTGGACCTGGCGACGCGCATGGCGCTGCGCGGGATGGTGGTCCCCGGCGTGGTGGCCGTCGCCGCGCCGGTGTTGATGGGCTCGCTCCTGGGGGTGGAGGCGCTGGGCGGGATGCTGGCGGGGGCGACGCTGACGGGCGTGCTGCTGGCGCTGTTCATGTCCAACGCGGGAAGCGCCTGGGACAACGCGCGCCAGATGATCCACACGGCGCCGGGGGGGCGCGGCAGCCGCGAGCACCTGGCCGCCGTGGTGGGCGACAGCATCGGCGATGCGTTCAAGGACACGGCGGGGCCGTCGATGAACATCCTGATCAAGCTGATGAGCCTGATCTCGCTCGCCATCGTCCCCTGGCTGCTCAGCCTGCCCATCAACGAGGGCAAGGGCGGGCCCGAGCCGGTGGAAGAGGCGGTGGCGTTCGTTTCCCGGCTCGCGGCGGCCTTGCTCGGCTGA
- the pth gene encoding aminoacyl-tRNA hydrolase has product MLERLRALLAGVAEREEEAAVAGAKVIVGLGNPGREYDNTRHNAGWWLLDVLAQRWGVPKFRAEKNQAVATTRVEPFQVRLIKPLTYMNRSGSVLVPLKRMGALDLGKDLLVLVDDVALEPGRVRFRPSGSAGGHNGLKSIEQALGTKDYPRLRIGVGTKPPGADLADWVLSSMPRGDRKLVDERLPELAEAVETWMRDGIEVVMDRYNR; this is encoded by the coding sequence GTGCTGGAGCGCCTGCGGGCGCTGCTGGCGGGCGTTGCCGAACGGGAGGAGGAGGCGGCGGTGGCCGGGGCCAAGGTGATCGTGGGGCTGGGAAACCCCGGCCGCGAGTACGACAACACCCGCCACAACGCGGGATGGTGGCTTCTGGACGTCCTGGCCCAGCGCTGGGGCGTCCCGAAGTTCCGCGCGGAAAAGAACCAGGCCGTCGCCACCACCCGGGTAGAGCCGTTCCAGGTGCGGCTGATCAAGCCGCTGACCTACATGAACCGCAGCGGCTCGGTGCTCGTTCCGCTCAAGCGGATGGGCGCGCTGGACCTGGGCAAGGACCTGCTGGTGCTGGTGGACGACGTGGCGCTGGAGCCCGGCCGCGTGCGGTTTCGCCCCTCGGGAAGCGCGGGCGGCCACAACGGGCTCAAGTCCATCGAGCAGGCGCTGGGTACCAAGGACTACCCGCGCCTGCGCATCGGCGTGGGGACCAAGCCCCCCGGCGCCGACCTGGCGGACTGGGTGCTCTCGTCCATGCCCCGGGGCGACCGCAAGCTGGTGGACGAGCGGCTCCCGGAGCTGGCCGAGGCCGTGGAGACGTGGATGCGCGACGGCATCGAGGTCGTGATGGACCGCTACAACCGCTAG
- a CDS encoding 50S ribosomal protein L25: protein MAKTTLSATLRSGAGKGVARKLRSAGQVPAVLYGHGDTPRSLAVDAHQLELMMAAVGPNTIITLQLDGEGTQDVLLRDVQMHPYKPEVLHVDFFHVHAGEKVHVKVPVRLTGKPVGVHTDGGILDQVLYDLEIECLPNAIPDVVEIDVSGLHIGESVRVGQVPAGSYKVLNDVELPIASIVGASRNEGVETDAEPTEPALVKTGGKDDEE from the coding sequence ATGGCCAAGACCACACTCAGCGCCACGCTCCGCAGCGGCGCCGGCAAGGGCGTCGCGCGCAAGCTGCGCTCGGCCGGGCAGGTTCCCGCCGTGCTGTACGGCCACGGCGACACGCCCCGCTCGCTCGCGGTCGACGCCCACCAGCTGGAGCTGATGATGGCGGCCGTGGGCCCCAACACCATCATCACCCTGCAGCTGGATGGCGAAGGCACGCAGGACGTGCTGCTTCGCGACGTGCAGATGCACCCGTACAAGCCCGAGGTGCTTCACGTGGACTTCTTCCACGTGCACGCGGGCGAAAAGGTGCACGTGAAGGTGCCGGTGCGCCTGACGGGCAAGCCCGTGGGCGTGCACACCGACGGCGGCATCCTTGACCAGGTGCTGTACGACCTGGAAATCGAGTGCCTTCCCAACGCCATCCCCGACGTGGTGGAAATCGACGTCAGCGGCCTTCACATCGGCGAGTCCGTGCGCGTGGGCCAGGTGCCGGCCGGCAGCTACAAGGTGCTGAACGACGTGGAGCTTCCCATCGCCTCCATCGTGGGCGCGTCGCGCAACGAGGGCGTGGAGACCGACGCCGAGCCCACCGAGCCGGCGCTGGTGAAGACGGGCGGCAAGGACGACGAGGAGTAG
- a CDS encoding ribose-phosphate pyrophosphokinase, with translation MLLAGTANLPLAEEIAQVVDVPLGAVTIQRFADGEIFVRIDENVRGRDIFIIQSTTAPADSIMEMLLLIDAVKRASAARVTAVMPYFGYARQDRKDQPRVAIGAKLVANMLVSAGADRVLSVDFHQHQIQGFFDVPVDHLYAAPVFTRYFREKQLTNLVVVSPDVGSAKMARGFAKRLDATMGIIDKRRPAANVAEVMNVIGEVEGKDCLLSDDMIDTAGTMAEAARALKERGANDVYACATHALLSGPAVERLANAPFKEIVVTNTVPVPQEKRFPGLTVLSVGELVGQAIRFTHINESVSSLFE, from the coding sequence ATGCTGCTGGCTGGCACGGCCAACCTCCCGCTCGCCGAAGAGATCGCGCAGGTCGTCGACGTGCCGCTGGGGGCGGTGACCATCCAGCGCTTCGCCGACGGAGAAATCTTCGTCCGCATCGACGAAAACGTCCGCGGACGCGACATCTTCATCATCCAGAGCACCACCGCGCCGGCCGACAGCATCATGGAGATGCTGCTGCTGATCGACGCGGTCAAGCGCGCCTCGGCCGCCCGGGTGACAGCCGTGATGCCCTACTTCGGCTACGCGCGGCAGGACCGCAAGGACCAGCCGCGGGTGGCCATCGGCGCCAAGCTGGTGGCCAACATGCTCGTCAGCGCCGGCGCCGACCGCGTGCTGTCGGTGGATTTCCATCAGCACCAGATCCAGGGCTTCTTCGACGTGCCGGTGGACCACCTGTACGCGGCGCCCGTCTTCACGCGGTACTTCCGCGAGAAGCAGCTGACCAACCTGGTGGTGGTATCGCCCGACGTGGGCTCGGCCAAGATGGCGCGCGGGTTCGCCAAGCGGCTCGACGCCACCATGGGCATCATCGACAAGCGCCGCCCGGCCGCCAACGTGGCCGAGGTGATGAACGTCATCGGCGAGGTGGAGGGCAAGGACTGCCTCCTTTCCGACGACATGATCGACACGGCCGGCACCATGGCCGAGGCGGCGCGCGCGCTCAAGGAGCGCGGCGCCAACGACGTGTACGCCTGCGCCACCCACGCCCTGCTTTCGGGCCCGGCGGTGGAGCGGCTGGCGAACGCGCCGTTCAAGGAGATCGTGGTCACCAACACGGTGCCCGTTCCCCAGGAGAAGCGGTTCCCCGGCCTTACCGTGCTCTCCGTGGGAGAGCTGGTGGGGCAGGCGATCCGCTTCACCCACATCAACGAGTCGGTCAGCTCGTTGTTCGAGTAG
- a CDS encoding pitrilysin family protein has product MNRTIAIAAAGAALAACTPAAVPAPEAGPVPAPVTTAQEFPRTAPRPGAAPRVDLPDPVRMRLGNGLNVVYVRQAELPVISAVMVTRGAGSADEPAATPGLASFTANMLDEGAGGRSSLELADALELLGANLSTGAGVDAAQANLYVLRQNFPQALRLMADVVTRPDLPQREVDRLKQERLTQLARARDEAGTIANYAFSGLVYGSGHPYGRYPTASATQALTRQAVSAFHGQRFRPEASTLILVGDVDPAQMQPLVEQAFGAWRAQGTAVASSPPTAPRIGRTTIYLIDKPGAAQSEIRIGHPGVARSTPDYYALLVMNTLLGGSFTSRLNTNLRETHGWSYGASSGYQMLRGEGPFTARAGVQTNATDSSLVEFFRELGRIRAEDVSEADLDKAKAFVALRLPDQLETTQDVAGQLATLETYGLDASFFDTYVQRVMAVTAADLRRVANQYVRPEQSVVVIVGDRSKVEAGIRAANLGPVEIREVTEFVR; this is encoded by the coding sequence ATGAACCGTACCATCGCGATCGCCGCGGCGGGCGCGGCCCTGGCGGCCTGCACCCCCGCCGCCGTCCCGGCCCCTGAAGCCGGGCCGGTGCCGGCCCCCGTCACGACGGCGCAGGAGTTTCCGCGCACCGCCCCCCGGCCCGGTGCCGCGCCCCGGGTGGATTTGCCGGACCCGGTGCGCATGCGCCTGGGCAACGGCCTGAACGTCGTCTACGTGCGCCAGGCCGAGCTGCCCGTGATCAGCGCGGTGATGGTCACGCGCGGCGCCGGTAGCGCCGACGAGCCCGCCGCCACGCCGGGGCTGGCGTCGTTCACCGCCAACATGCTCGACGAGGGCGCCGGCGGCCGGTCGTCGCTGGAGCTGGCCGACGCGCTGGAACTGCTGGGCGCCAACCTCAGCACCGGCGCCGGGGTCGATGCCGCCCAGGCCAACCTGTACGTGCTGCGGCAGAACTTTCCGCAGGCGCTGCGGCTGATGGCCGACGTGGTGACGCGTCCCGACCTTCCCCAGCGCGAGGTCGACCGATTGAAGCAGGAGCGGCTGACGCAGCTGGCCCGCGCCCGCGACGAGGCGGGCACCATCGCCAACTACGCGTTCTCGGGGCTGGTGTACGGCTCCGGGCACCCCTACGGCCGCTATCCCACGGCGAGTGCCACGCAGGCCCTGACGCGGCAGGCCGTGTCCGCCTTCCACGGCCAGCGCTTCCGGCCCGAAGCCAGCACGCTGATCCTGGTGGGCGACGTAGACCCGGCGCAGATGCAGCCGCTGGTGGAGCAGGCGTTCGGCGCATGGCGCGCGCAGGGCACGGCCGTGGCGTCCTCGCCGCCCACCGCGCCGCGGATCGGGCGCACCACCATCTACCTGATCGACAAGCCGGGCGCGGCGCAGTCCGAAATCCGCATCGGGCACCCGGGCGTGGCCCGCAGCACGCCCGACTACTACGCGCTGCTGGTGATGAACACGCTGCTGGGCGGCTCGTTCACCAGCCGCCTGAACACCAACCTGCGCGAAACGCACGGCTGGTCGTACGGCGCCAGCAGCGGCTACCAGATGCTGCGCGGCGAGGGCCCCTTCACCGCGCGGGCCGGCGTGCAGACCAACGCCACCGACAGCTCGCTCGTGGAGTTCTTCCGCGAGCTGGGCCGCATCCGCGCCGAGGACGTGAGCGAGGCCGACCTGGACAAGGCCAAGGCCTTCGTGGCCCTGCGCCTCCCCGACCAGCTGGAAACCACGCAGGACGTGGCGGGCCAGCTTGCCACGTTGGAGACGTACGGGCTGGACGCGTCGTTCTTCGACACCTACGTGCAGCGGGTGATGGCGGTGACCGCGGCGGACCTGCGGCGGGTGGCCAACCAGTACGTGCGGCCGGAGCAGTCGGTGGTCGTCATCGTGGGCGACCGCTCCAAGGTGGAGGCCGGCATCCGCGCCGCCAACCTGGGCCCGGTGGAGATCCGCGAGGTGACGGAGTTCGTGCGATGA